A portion of the Thunnus albacares chromosome 5, fThuAlb1.1, whole genome shotgun sequence genome contains these proteins:
- the LOC122982304 gene encoding uncharacterized protein LOC122982304, whose product MKVCHTLICFFFLTLQDGNIGLINAEIPIFTRTEGQSITVECPFTRTGRRTYFCKDECEEDILEMYDVRAQRGRYIMEYKNTRAGSCLHVTITQLTKSDSGRYRCGLDVSLAIDPYGEFKIIVTDAPSTSKPNLTLRPSLTSVQSASTPATTQSFRRSSTTPVVYENSAPVSTLEDYENVNPASTYETLNPITMDDQTYSTLNRATQE is encoded by the exons ATGAAAGTTTGTCACACTTTGatctgcttcttctttctca cactGCAGGATGGAAACATTGGTCTCATCAATGCAGAAATCCCCATTTTTACAAGAACTGAAGGACAAAGTATCACAGTTGAATGTCCCTTTACCAGGACTGGAAGAAGGACGTACTTCTGTAAGGACGAATGTGAAGAAGACATTCTTGAAATGTATGATGTCAGAGCTCAAAGAGGCAGATACATCAtggaatataaaaacacacGTGCAGGAAGTTGTCTGCATgtgaccatcacacagctgaccaaATCTGACTCAGGCCGTTACAGATGTGGTTTGGATGTATCTTTGGCAATAGATCCATACGGGGAGTTTAAGATCATCGTCACAGATG CTCCATCCACTTCAAAACCAAACTTGACTCTCAGACCTTCTTTAACATCAGTCCAATCAGCCTCCACACcagcaacaacacagagtttcAGAAGAAGCTCCACAACT cCTGTCGTCTATGAGAATTCTGCTCCAGTCTCCACATTGGAAGACTACGAGAACGTCAATCCAGCCTCCACCTACGAGACCCTCAATCCAATCACTATGGATGACCAGACGTACAGCACACTCAATCGTGCCACACAGGAATAG